The window TTCCTTTTTTAACTCTTGTTCGGCAATTTGCGCTTGAGAAAGCATAGCTTTATTATTGAACTGTTCTTGCATTTTACCTAAATCTACTGTTCTAGGTATAGCTATTTGAAGTTCGATTAACTTAAGACTCATGCCCTTCACACCTTTAGTATTGTATTAATATTTTCGATATTGGCTATCATGAAACTCTTTGACTAGGTTAAAAAAAGTTGATATCAGCTATAAATCGTTATAACACTAATACTTCCTTTTCAATCTACCTTTACTAGTACAGCAACGAAAAGCTGACCCGTATCAAAATAATTATTTAGCTAGCGACAAACTAGCTCTATTAAAACAATACTATATAAACTTCGTTAATTCCTTCTTTAATTTGAAAATTGCTTTAGAATGAATTTGCGAGATTCTTGAGGTTGTAAGTCCTAATACATGTCCTATTTCTGTTAACGTTAGTTCATCCTGATAGAAAAGACTAATTACTAATTGTTCATTTTCGTTAAGAAGTAATATTTTTTCTTCCAAAGCTTTTAGAGATTCTACCTTTAAAAGTTCTTCTTCAGGAGTATGAGTTTTACTATCTCTTAATGAGAAGCTGGACAGTGTATCGTCTTGATCATTTGGCAGCTCATCTATTGATAGAACATTTGCTAAAAACGCTTCATTCATTATAGAGATGACCTCATCTTCTGGTAAGTTCAATTTAATAGCTATTTCTTCTGAAGAAGCATTTCGATACTCTGTTTGTTCTATTTCCTCTATTACAGCTTCCACTTTTTTTGCTTTTTCTCTCACACTACGTGGTAACCAGTCTTCTTTTCTTAGTCCATCTATAATGGAACCACGAATACGAAAGGAAGCATACGTATCAAACTTTAATTCTCTTGATTGATCAAACTTTTCAATAGCATCGTAAAGACCAAAAAGTGCTAGGCTTTTCAACTCGTCCGCACTTACACTCTTTGGTAGTCCTACCGCTACTCGTTGAACATGGTATTGGACTAATGGCATATATTTTCTGACTAAGTAATTTCCAGCTTCAGGGTCCCTTTTTGTTTTCCAAAGATGCCAATTATGCTGATCTTTGCTTGAAGTTATGCTCGCCATGTTATACCTCCTACTATGCCAAATTACGAGTGGGCATCAAAATAATAAAACAAATTATATATAATGAATTCCTTTATTCACTGTTTTTATCATAAGTTTTCCTGTACTAGGGTCGAACTCAATAGTACGGCCACTATTTCCTCCACAATCTTCCGAAACTAGTGGAATTTGAAAGGATCTTAACCTTTCTTTTACAGCTTGTACATTTCTAGGACCAATCCTCAACGTGTCATTGGTGGAGGAAAAACGGAACATTTCTGCTCCACCTGCCATTTTTGCTTGGAGATTCCTTCTACTTGCACCATTCATTAGTAAAGTTTCTAATAAAAACTCGACTCCGGTGTCTGCATATTTACATTTATTTATTCCTTCAGTTCTAGCTAAACTAGATTCTGGCAGCATTACATGGACCATTCCAGCAACTTGTTTTTTTATATCGAATAATACTAAGCCAACACACGAACCTAATCCTGACGTTCTTATAATCTTAGGTGGGGTTACAATATTTGCTTCAGCAATACCTACTTTAATAATCTTTTCTAACGTAATCATCTATAATACACCTAAAGAATTTGATATTTTTTTTAATGATTCAGGATGTGGAATAAAGAAAAAATGCCCCTTTACTTTTTGAATTTCTGATTGTGTTGAGTGTTCGAGTTGAGTATCAATAAAAAGGACATTGTCGCTCTCCTGAGAAATTTCTAAAATACCTTCTGTTACAATTGCCCCAACCATATCGATCCCTACTTGTGGAACAGAAGGTGTAACATGTAAATTTGTAAAATTAGATAGCGCAGTTAAATAATGCGCACAAATAATGTTTCCTAATTCTTGTAAAGCAGATATTGCTAATTCGTCAAATTCATATGTTTCAAAATTTGTATTAATATCATGTGTAAGTTGCTTTACTAAGCTTGTTCCATCTTTTAAAGAAAGAACAAAAAATAAACTACCACTTAATTCACCTTCCACTTTTAAAAAAACAGCAGCGACTGGAAGTTCTGGCCCTCCAACTAAATCCATCATTTCATTTATATTAACTAGTTTTGCTGAAGGGACACTCATATTTATTTTCTTATTTACCAATTTCGAAAGGGCTGTAGCGGCCATACCAGCACCTATGTTACCAAGTTCTTTTAATATATCTAACTGATTAATTGACTTGTTACAATTATCCATACTTTATGCCAACACCTTTGATATTTCTTTATCAGAGGTAAGAATATTATTCAAATCTA is drawn from Bacillus alkalisoli and contains these coding sequences:
- a CDS encoding FliA/WhiG family RNA polymerase sigma factor translates to MASITSSKDQHNWHLWKTKRDPEAGNYLVRKYMPLVQYHVQRVAVGLPKSVSADELKSLALFGLYDAIEKFDQSRELKFDTYASFRIRGSIIDGLRKEDWLPRSVREKAKKVEAVIEEIEQTEYRNASSEEIAIKLNLPEDEVISIMNEAFLANVLSIDELPNDQDDTLSSFSLRDSKTHTPEEELLKVESLKALEEKILLLNENEQLVISLFYQDELTLTEIGHVLGLTTSRISQIHSKAIFKLKKELTKFI
- a CDS encoding chemotaxis protein CheD; translated protein: MITLEKIIKVGIAEANIVTPPKIIRTSGLGSCVGLVLFDIKKQVAGMVHVMLPESSLARTEGINKCKYADTGVEFLLETLLMNGASRRNLQAKMAGGAEMFRFSSTNDTLRIGPRNVQAVKERLRSFQIPLVSEDCGGNSGRTIEFDPSTGKLMIKTVNKGIHYI
- a CDS encoding chemotaxis protein CheC — its product is MDNCNKSINQLDILKELGNIGAGMAATALSKLVNKKINMSVPSAKLVNINEMMDLVGGPELPVAAVFLKVEGELSGSLFFVLSLKDGTSLVKQLTHDINTNFETYEFDELAISALQELGNIICAHYLTALSNFTNLHVTPSVPQVGIDMVGAIVTEGILEISQESDNVLFIDTQLEHSTQSEIQKVKGHFFFIPHPESLKKISNSLGVL